One genomic window of Phoenix dactylifera cultivar Barhee BC4 chromosome 6, palm_55x_up_171113_PBpolish2nd_filt_p, whole genome shotgun sequence includes the following:
- the LOC120111054 gene encoding LOW QUALITY PROTEIN: heterogeneous nuclear ribonucleoprotein 1-like (The sequence of the model RefSeq protein was modified relative to this genomic sequence to represent the inferred CDS: inserted 1 base in 1 codon; deleted 3 bases in 3 codons) yields the protein MESDLGKLFIGGISWDTNEDRLREYFESFGDVVEAVIMKDRNTGRARGFGFVVFADPGVAERVVKEKHMIDGRMVEAKKAVPRDDQHILKRNSTNAHGSPAPGRTKKIFVGGLASSVTEADFKNYFDQFGTITDVVVMYDHNTQRPRGFGFITFDSEDAVDKVLVKTFHELNGKMVEVKKAVPKEMSPGPSMRLPIGAYNYGLSRVNSFLNGYTQGYSPSSIGGYGMRMDGRFGALAGGRNGFPSLGPGYGIGMNFEPGMSPNYGGNSNFNNSLSYGRPLSPYYSGNSNRYSSPIGYSGGSGSTXSVFSSMARNLWGNSGLNYTTSSASSNAFMASGSGNLGGFGNSNLNWGGSSSPISAHGVGSGSGYASGSLGYRTGENSFGLGSSNYGRNTGTGSVNPSFTASSNGYEGNYADPYGSSSIYGDTTWRSASLELDGSGPFSYGLGNAPSDGTAKGSADYMGGYNITNRQTNRGIAA from the exons ATGGAGTCGGATCTTGGAAAACTTTTTATCGGAGGTATTTCTTGGGACACCAATGAAGACCGCCTCCGGGAGTACTTCGAGAGT TTCGGGGACGTGGTGGAGGCCGTCATCATGAAGGACCGGAACACCGGCCGTGCGCGCGGATTCGGGTTCGTCGTGTTTGCG GACCCCGGCGTCGCAGAGAGAGTTGTCAAGGAGAAACACATGATCGATGGCCGGATG GTAGAGGCGAAGAAAGCTGTTCCGAGAGATGACCAGCACATCCTTAAGAGAAACAGCACTAATGCCCATGGTTCTCCAGCTCCTGGTCGCACCAAAAAGATATTTGTTGGAGGCCTGGCTTCCAGTGTAACTGAGGCCGACTTCAAGAATTACTTCGACCAGTTTGGGACTATCACTGATGTTGTTGTTATGTATGATCACAACACACAAAGGCCGAGGGGCTTCGGATTCATTACTTTTGATTCAGAGGATGCTGTGGATAAGGTGCTTGTTAAGACCTTTCATGAGCTCAATGGCAAGATGGTTGAAGTTAAGAAGGCTGTTCCCAAGGAAATGTCCCCAGGGCCAAGCATGCGCTTGCCTATTGGGGCATATAACTATGGTCTGAGCAGGGTCAATAGCTTTCTCAATGGGTACACTCAGGGTTACAGTCCAAGCTCCATAGGTGGCTATGGAATGAGGATGGATGGTAGATTTGGGGCACTAGCTGGTGGGCGTAATGGATTCCCTTCATTGGGTCCTGGCTATGGAATTGGGATGAACTTTGAGCCTGGGATGAGCCCCAACTATGGTGGAAACTCAAATTTCAATAATAGTCTCAGTTATGGACGGCCATTGAGCCCTTACTATAGTGGGAATTCTAATAGATATAGTAGCCCTATTGGCTATAGTGGAGGTAGCGGTAGTA GGTCTGTTTTCAGTTCAATGGCCCGTAACTTATGGGGTAATAGTGGCCTTAATTATACTACCAGCTCTGCAAGCTCTAATGCCTTCATGGCATCTGGAAGTGGGAACCTTGGTGGATTTGGTAATAGTAACCTGAATTGGGGAGGTTCCTCTTCTCCTATTTCGGCTCATGGTGTGGGCAGTGGTTCAGGCTATGCTAGTGGGAGTCTGGGTTATAGAACTGGTGAGAATAGCTTT GGTTTGGGTTCCAGCAATTATGGAAGAAACACCGGGACTGGTTCTGTTAATCCCTCCTTCACTGCATCAAGCAATGGATATGAAGGAAACTATGCAGATCCATATGGTAGTAGTTCAATCTATGGAGACACCACTTGGAGGTCTGCATCTTTGGAGCTTGATGGATCTGGTCcattcagttatggactcggcAATGCACCTTCAGATGGCACTGCCAAGGGTTCAGCAGATTATATGGGTGGTTACAATATTACCAATAGACAAACAAATAGAG GAATCGCTGCCTAG